A portion of the Luxibacter massiliensis genome contains these proteins:
- a CDS encoding NADH-quinone oxidoreductase subunit NuoF: protein MERIKNREDLGQVRKASKIQMESSKCRVLICAGTGCLAGGSGAIFDRMCELAKENPDVEVHFGPEIAHGDGAIGVKKSGCHGFCEMGPLMRIEPHGILYTKVQPEDCDEIFHRTIEKGEPIRHLLFKQDGVEYQKQEDIPFYKKQTRNVLKNCGHIDAEHIQEYISTGGYCALEKVLFEMKPQEVIQEITESNLRGRGGGGFQTGYKWSQVARQPEKVRFVVCNGDEGDPGAFMDRSIMEGDPHKMIEGMMIAAYAVGAQEGYVYVRAEYPLAISRLKLAIEQAESCGLLGDNILGTGFSFRLHINRGAGAFVCGEGSALTASIEGNRGMPRVKPPRTVEQGLFAKPTVLNNVETFANVPMIIQEGAQWFKSIGPENSPGTKAFALTGSVKHTGLIEVPMGTTLREVIYDIGGGIKGDGEFKAVQIGGPSGGCLITPHLDVELDFDSLKKMGAMIGSGGLVVMDSRTCMVEVARFFMNFTQNESCGKCVPCREGTKRMLEILERIVAGNGKPEDLDLLEELATTITETALCGLGKSAALPVMSTLKLFREEYLEHVVEKKCTSHTCTALRRFIISEERCKGCSKCARNCPVGAISGRIKEPYVIDNEKCIKCGACESACAFGAIHIEG from the coding sequence ATGGAAAGAATTAAAAACAGAGAGGATCTGGGGCAGGTCCGCAAGGCTTCAAAGATACAGATGGAGAGCAGTAAATGCAGAGTGCTGATTTGTGCGGGAACCGGATGCCTGGCAGGAGGATCAGGAGCTATATTTGACAGAATGTGTGAGCTGGCAAAAGAGAATCCAGATGTGGAGGTTCATTTTGGGCCTGAGATCGCCCACGGTGACGGCGCAATCGGAGTTAAGAAAAGTGGATGCCATGGTTTCTGTGAGATGGGCCCCCTGATGAGGATCGAACCCCATGGTATTTTGTATACAAAAGTACAGCCAGAGGACTGTGACGAGATTTTCCACAGGACAATAGAAAAGGGGGAGCCTATCCGGCACCTGCTTTTTAAACAGGATGGAGTAGAATACCAGAAGCAGGAGGACATTCCTTTTTATAAGAAGCAGACAAGAAATGTCTTGAAAAACTGCGGCCATATTGATGCTGAGCACATTCAGGAATACATATCCACAGGCGGCTATTGTGCCTTGGAAAAGGTTTTGTTCGAAATGAAACCCCAGGAGGTTATACAGGAGATTACAGAATCTAACCTGCGGGGGCGTGGGGGCGGCGGCTTCCAGACAGGTTATAAATGGTCCCAGGTGGCAAGGCAGCCGGAGAAGGTGCGCTTTGTAGTCTGTAATGGGGATGAAGGTGACCCGGGGGCATTCATGGATAGAAGCATCATGGAGGGCGACCCCCATAAGATGATTGAAGGCATGATGATTGCCGCCTACGCTGTAGGCGCACAGGAGGGGTATGTCTATGTGCGCGCAGAGTATCCTCTGGCAATCAGCAGGCTGAAGCTGGCCATTGAACAGGCCGAGAGCTGCGGACTTTTAGGCGATAATATCTTAGGGACAGGTTTTTCCTTCCGGCTGCACATTAACAGAGGGGCGGGCGCTTTCGTATGTGGGGAAGGAAGCGCCCTGACAGCCTCCATCGAAGGAAACCGGGGGATGCCCAGGGTGAAGCCTCCAAGGACAGTAGAGCAGGGGCTGTTCGCCAAGCCGACAGTCCTCAATAACGTGGAAACCTTTGCCAATGTGCCTATGATTATCCAGGAGGGGGCCCAGTGGTTTAAGAGTATTGGGCCAGAGAACAGTCCCGGGACAAAGGCTTTCGCCCTGACCGGAAGCGTGAAACATACGGGATTGATTGAAGTTCCTATGGGGACTACCTTAAGAGAGGTCATCTACGATATTGGGGGAGGCATTAAAGGAGACGGAGAGTTTAAGGCTGTACAGATAGGAGGGCCTTCAGGAGGATGCCTGATAACCCCTCATCTGGACGTAGAGCTGGATTTTGATTCTTTAAAAAAGATGGGGGCAATGATAGGCTCAGGCGGACTGGTAGTCATGGACAGCCGTACCTGTATGGTCGAGGTGGCCCGCTTCTTCATGAATTTTACACAGAACGAGAGCTGCGGAAAATGTGTTCCCTGCCGGGAAGGTACAAAAAGGATGCTGGAGATTCTGGAAAGGATCGTGGCGGGAAATGGAAAACCAGAGGATTTGGACCTGCTGGAGGAACTTGCCACCACGATCACGGAGACTGCACTCTGCGGCCTGGGGAAAAGCGCGGCGCTGCCGGTCATGAGTACTTTGAAACTGTTCCGTGAGGAATATTTGGAGCATGTTGTTGAGAAGAAATGTACTTCCCACACATGTACTGCACTTCGGAGATTTATTATCAGTGAGGAACGGTGCAAGGGATGTTCTAAATGTGCAAGGAACTGTCCCGTAGGCGCTATCAGCGGAAGGATAAAGGAACCATATGTGATTGACAATGAAAAATGTATTAAGTGCGGCGCCTGTGAGAGTGCATGTGCTTTCGGCGCAATACATATAGAAGGGTAG
- a CDS encoding complex I 24 kDa subunit family protein produces MLEQTYYDKADEIIASHGDEQASLIPIIQDIQTEYRYLPPELLSYVASKLGINEAKAYSVATFYENFSFEPKGKYIIKVCDGTACHVRKSIPILERLYSELGLSKDKATTDDMLFTLETVSCLGACGLAPVLTVNDKVYPAMTPDAAAELIHELRGA; encoded by the coding sequence ATGTTAGAACAGACCTATTATGATAAGGCTGACGAGATCATAGCATCACACGGTGACGAACAGGCATCCCTTATCCCTATTATCCAGGATATTCAGACTGAATACCGCTACCTTCCGCCAGAGCTTCTAAGCTATGTTGCCAGTAAGCTGGGAATCAATGAAGCCAAGGCCTACAGTGTAGCGACTTTTTATGAGAATTTTTCTTTTGAGCCAAAAGGAAAATATATCATAAAAGTATGTGACGGGACAGCCTGTCATGTGCGCAAATCTATTCCCATCCTGGAAAGGCTTTACAGTGAGCTGGGACTCTCAAAGGACAAAGCTACAACGGATGATATGCTCTTTACGCTGGAAACCGTCTCCTGCCTCGGCGCCTGCGGACTTGCGCCGGTCCTGACAGTAAATGATAAAGTATACCCGGCAATGACCCCAGATGCGGCGGCAGAATTGATTCACGAATTGAGAGGAGCTTAG
- a CDS encoding carbohydrate kinase family protein — translation MRKGIAVAGNLIVDHVKITDIWPARGMLCNIEKEYRCIGGCAGNTAAGLAIMDSSIPLSCYGRTGTDEDGEFIRSQLKKLGVPVEGIQYSPEESTSYTDVMSVKATGERTFFHRRGANKEFVLSEEEIACMEASILHIGYALLLDAMDAREEVYGSVMAKTLAMAQKRGIQTSMDVASEEGGRFGQVVAPCLKYCDYFIANEIEGGNITDITPRDRQGNIDKKKIKEILLRLHRMGVGTLAVIHAPEGGYALDCQGNYWEAPGFCLPEGFIKGSVGAGDAFCAGMLYALYQEYPVKEALQFANLSAVCSLTAEDSISGMRRLAEMERLGIELARGISEIAQRHRP, via the coding sequence ATGAGGAAAGGAATTGCAGTTGCAGGCAATCTGATTGTAGACCATGTAAAAATAACAGATATCTGGCCAGCCAGGGGAATGTTATGCAATATAGAAAAAGAATACCGGTGTATTGGAGGATGCGCCGGGAATACAGCGGCAGGCCTGGCAATTATGGATAGCTCCATCCCCCTTTCCTGTTATGGGCGTACAGGGACGGATGAGGATGGTGAATTTATACGCAGCCAGTTAAAAAAACTTGGGGTGCCTGTGGAAGGCATACAGTATTCACCAGAGGAAAGCACTTCTTATACAGATGTTATGTCCGTGAAAGCTACTGGAGAAAGGACTTTTTTTCACAGAAGAGGGGCAAATAAAGAATTTGTACTTTCAGAGGAGGAAATAGCCTGTATGGAGGCATCCATCTTACACATAGGGTACGCGCTTCTGCTGGATGCAATGGATGCCAGGGAGGAGGTTTATGGGAGCGTGATGGCAAAGACACTTGCGATGGCCCAGAAAAGAGGGATTCAGACATCCATGGATGTGGCCAGTGAGGAGGGCGGGCGGTTTGGCCAGGTTGTGGCGCCCTGCCTGAAGTACTGTGACTATTTTATAGCCAATGAAATAGAAGGGGGGAATATCACTGACATTACCCCCCGGGATAGGCAGGGGAATATTGACAAGAAAAAAATAAAAGAAATTTTACTGCGTTTACACCGTATGGGTGTGGGGACGCTGGCTGTAATCCATGCACCCGAGGGGGGATACGCCCTGGACTGCCAGGGGAACTATTGGGAGGCCCCCGGATTTTGCCTCCCAGAGGGTTTTATAAAAGGCAGCGTGGGGGCAGGGGATGCCTTCTGCGCCGGCATGCTGTATGCGTTATACCAGGAGTATCCGGTTAAGGAGGCGCTGCAGTTTGCCAATCTATCTGCAGTGTGCAGCCTGACAGCGGAAGATTCCATCAGCGGCATGAGGCGTCTTGCTGAGATGGAAAGGCTCGGGATAGAATTGGCGAGGGGGATTTCTGAAATAGCCCAACGGCACAGGCCATGA
- a CDS encoding glucosidase family protein produces the protein MLIKIPLAKDNPIVSLGVYKDGIKEKELQVRLAEGFPDKWGYFLMEETDREVKLRTKEGRVGGRAIQLLGDEVLERMQYERIRPLFHLAPECGTFGYILRLYRRSGIWNFQIQHRMLEDDGEAVIRTVRSRDLFHWKMPAKISGLLERGEHIPVYCQKCGFENWAGRITSVYWFQWDGHVYELAASDHTGGAYSNFLSQVFEKKGGLLVPLKAARHIRLWKREWRDVRLEEDFCENLRFRISPGVWPDIQIKEGEGAGEDIYAAAFELLLKIDIRDSEEIEIAICGCHILWNRNTKNLVCRGAQMRAEPQENLLCLQLWYDQGIMEILAQGHVLVEFFERECPAEASPKEGIAGNIDFKVPVQESEILLVRDRKQSAVIMSAELFGLRSTRYPEEYKGMEAASGKLIYDSPSFQIYDTYIRDQCYGEPPAYVMDRDKVLSWPRVTEEFCWRKTPWGDMCRQIHRGPFHQIPDSLGKFPELYTGIPVLDVAYNIACEVFFLCSSEDYAMPGQEGMWGSGLFQGKGEGFGVWLRDTTHTAIRCGTLLDREGAYRTLRYTASKGFDNGADGLAMPAVGIWDYYCVTGDVSLIYDTWGDLCGRMEEACRHFDPARGLVKACQSTSNDAFEEAEAGGYCLSTEIYYMEAFLCMERMACLLGEENKIFGQYGDIGRRMRERIRKEFWKEEAGYFTSGPKGSDAWAYSMWETSGAEGAVWGRFKIAGPGQKYRMLEQMEQAAMTEFGLDLFPCRKEKNHFCHSSWGVWNAGIAAAACETGNFALVWKLLMQQVRNAIINRTFYEVVDVDTGRAWRWPGQLWHAAGFISTIFYGLLGISYDEKGMYLNPVFCPDTETTGLHQIRLTGLRFGKGVYDIVSTPGGRQILLDGQEVSYIPAELSGRHEVDIKVCPQGTP, from the coding sequence ATGTTAATAAAAATACCATTGGCAAAAGACAATCCCATAGTGTCCCTTGGAGTATACAAGGACGGGATAAAAGAGAAGGAATTACAAGTCAGGCTGGCAGAAGGATTCCCTGATAAGTGGGGGTATTTTCTGATGGAGGAAACTGACAGGGAGGTAAAACTCCGCACAAAGGAAGGCAGGGTGGGAGGGAGGGCCATACAGCTTCTGGGAGATGAAGTTCTGGAGAGGATGCAGTATGAAAGGATCCGGCCGCTCTTCCACCTGGCCCCGGAGTGCGGGACCTTTGGGTATATTCTGAGATTGTACAGGAGATCGGGCATATGGAATTTTCAGATACAGCACCGAATGCTGGAGGATGACGGGGAAGCTGTCATACGCACGGTGAGAAGCCGGGATCTCTTTCACTGGAAGATGCCGGCAAAAATCAGCGGCCTGTTAGAGAGGGGGGAACATATTCCCGTCTACTGCCAGAAATGCGGGTTTGAAAACTGGGCCGGCAGGATTACGTCTGTATACTGGTTTCAATGGGATGGGCACGTTTATGAGCTGGCCGCATCAGATCATACGGGGGGAGCATATAGCAATTTTTTATCACAGGTCTTTGAAAAAAAAGGAGGATTACTTGTACCTCTGAAAGCTGCCAGACATATCCGTCTCTGGAAAAGAGAATGGAGGGATGTGAGGTTGGAGGAAGATTTCTGTGAGAATCTAAGGTTCCGCATTTCACCAGGGGTCTGGCCGGACATTCAGATTAAGGAAGGTGAGGGAGCCGGGGAGGATATATATGCCGCCGCCTTTGAACTGCTTTTAAAAATTGATATAAGAGACTCTGAAGAAATAGAGATTGCAATATGTGGATGCCATATTTTGTGGAACCGTAATACGAAAAATTTGGTGTGCAGGGGTGCCCAAATGCGGGCAGAACCCCAGGAGAACCTACTTTGCCTGCAGCTTTGGTATGACCAAGGGATTATGGAAATACTGGCACAGGGGCATGTCCTGGTGGAGTTCTTTGAGAGGGAGTGCCCTGCAGAAGCCAGTCCCAAGGAAGGAATTGCAGGGAATATTGACTTTAAGGTTCCAGTGCAGGAATCTGAAATCCTTCTGGTGCGGGACAGAAAACAATCAGCAGTAATCATGTCGGCAGAGCTTTTTGGGTTGAGAAGTACCCGTTATCCAGAGGAATATAAAGGGATGGAGGCGGCTAGTGGAAAGCTTATCTATGATAGTCCCTCATTCCAGATTTATGACACGTATATTAGAGACCAATGTTACGGTGAGCCTCCGGCATATGTAATGGACAGAGACAAAGTACTCTCATGGCCCAGGGTCACGGAGGAATTCTGCTGGAGAAAGACTCCCTGGGGAGATATGTGCAGGCAGATACATAGAGGCCCCTTCCACCAAATACCTGACAGCCTTGGAAAGTTCCCTGAACTGTATACGGGAATCCCTGTTTTGGATGTGGCATATAACATAGCATGCGAGGTGTTTTTCCTCTGCAGTTCAGAGGATTACGCCATGCCCGGCCAGGAAGGGATGTGGGGCAGTGGTTTGTTCCAGGGGAAAGGGGAAGGCTTTGGTGTATGGCTAAGAGATACGACCCATACAGCAATACGGTGCGGTACCCTGTTAGACCGGGAGGGGGCATACCGGACGCTGCGGTATACGGCATCAAAGGGATTTGACAATGGCGCAGACGGACTTGCCATGCCGGCAGTGGGGATATGGGATTATTATTGTGTGACAGGGGATGTTTCCCTGATCTATGATACTTGGGGAGATCTGTGCGGCAGGATGGAGGAGGCCTGCAGGCATTTTGACCCTGCCAGGGGATTGGTCAAAGCCTGCCAGTCTACCTCTAACGACGCATTCGAGGAGGCAGAGGCAGGCGGGTACTGCCTGAGCACAGAGATTTATTATATGGAAGCGTTTCTTTGTATGGAGCGGATGGCCTGTCTGTTGGGAGAAGAAAATAAGATATTCGGGCAGTATGGGGATATAGGGCGCCGGATGCGAGAGAGGATCAGGAAAGAATTCTGGAAGGAGGAGGCAGGGTATTTTACAAGCGGCCCGAAGGGAAGCGATGCTTGGGCGTATAGTATGTGGGAGACATCAGGCGCGGAGGGCGCGGTGTGGGGCAGATTTAAGATTGCAGGCCCGGGACAAAAATACCGGATGCTTGAACAGATGGAGCAGGCCGCCATGACGGAATTTGGCCTGGATTTGTTTCCCTGCCGGAAAGAGAAAAACCATTTCTGCCATAGCAGCTGGGGCGTGTGGAATGCCGGAATTGCAGCTGCGGCCTGTGAGACAGGCAACTTTGCGCTTGTCTGGAAACTTTTAATGCAGCAGGTGAGAAATGCTATAATCAATAGAACCTTTTATGAAGTGGTGGATGTGGACACAGGAAGGGCATGGCGGTGGCCTGGGCAGCTATGGCATGCGGCGGGATTTATATCTACAATTTTTTATGGCCTGCTGGGCATAAGCTATGATGAAAAAGGAATGTACCTGAATCCTGTGTTTTGTCCAGATACGGAAACCACAGGACTTCACCAGATACGCCTTACAGGCCTGCGTTTTGGCAAGGGTGTTTATGATATAGTCAGTACGCCGGGGGGAAGGCAGATACTTTTGGACGGACAGGAGGTATCCTATATACCGGCAGAGTTAAGCGGCAGACATGAAGTAGACATCAAGGTATGCCCCCAGGGCACCCCGTAA